One stretch of Micromonospora cremea DNA includes these proteins:
- a CDS encoding ABC transporter ATP-binding protein, whose translation MQKDLASATGEHSLSGVDLRLGYHGVTVVHGAAISLRRGAVTALVGPNGSGKSTLLRALARLHPIEAGMVHLADGGTAASLPAREFARRVTLLAQSRPVPSGVTVRDVVGYGRHPYRGRWRADDPNGPVAIARAMDVTGVTAMADRPVDELSGGELQRVWLATCLAQDTPVLLLDEPTTFLDLRYQVEILDLVRDLADDHGVAVGVVLHDLNQAATVADEVVLLHNGRVRATGTPAAVFTENALTETYGIRIEVTTDPFSGLVTTRPMGRHLTRTPI comes from the coding sequence ATGCAGAAGGACTTGGCGTCGGCCACCGGAGAGCACAGCCTGTCGGGCGTCGACCTCCGCCTGGGTTATCACGGGGTGACCGTGGTGCACGGCGCCGCGATCAGCCTCCGCCGGGGCGCGGTGACCGCGCTCGTCGGACCCAATGGCAGCGGCAAGTCCACCCTGCTGCGCGCCCTGGCCCGGCTGCACCCGATCGAGGCCGGCATGGTTCACCTCGCCGACGGCGGCACCGCGGCCAGCCTGCCGGCCAGGGAGTTCGCCCGTCGGGTCACCCTGCTCGCCCAGAGCCGGCCGGTACCCAGCGGGGTCACCGTCCGTGACGTCGTGGGGTACGGGCGCCACCCCTACCGGGGACGCTGGCGGGCGGACGATCCGAACGGTCCCGTCGCCATCGCCCGGGCCATGGACGTCACCGGCGTCACCGCGATGGCGGACCGACCGGTCGACGAACTCTCCGGCGGCGAGCTGCAGCGGGTGTGGCTGGCCACCTGCCTGGCCCAGGACACCCCGGTCCTGCTCCTCGACGAGCCCACCACATTCCTCGACCTGCGCTACCAGGTGGAGATCCTCGACCTGGTCCGCGACCTCGCCGACGACCACGGCGTCGCCGTCGGCGTCGTGCTGCACGACCTCAACCAGGCAGCCACCGTGGCCGACGAGGTGGTCCTGCTGCACAACGGCCGGGTCCGCGCCACCGGCACCCCGGCCGCGGTCTTCACCGAGAACGCCCTGACCGAGACCTACGGGATCCGGATCGAGGTGACCACCGATCCGTTCAGCGGACTGGTCACCACCCGCCCAATGGGGCGGCACCTGACCCGCACCCCGATCTGA
- a CDS encoding FAD-dependent oxidoreductase: protein MTPSPSRLFSEIATAERPAETRVLMRRAVVLGGSIAGLMAARVLSDHADEVLIIERDTSDVDSGPRPGVPQGSQVHALLPSGQIQLERWFPGIVDEALALGAPPPPRDPSAAKIFVNGVLGLPPAPSGTGPMLITTRPFLEALVRRRTLAIDNIRIVYGRADNLVFADRRVTGARYVPDGRTEPIVEPADLVVDAMGRSSRLSNWLADNGWPRPPMQRMPIKLNYATALYKQDPAVSDAWVVVYHTMAGKGRSARIGGINSVEGDRWIMLVAGYDQDRPSRDVADFTARCRQHYPQMFGDIAERGEMLGLVVTYHQADSRRRDLHRLDRMPAGLVAAGDAIASFNPVYGQGMTSAMLHASCLSAYLRSDPKLHEEPARAYFDKVRVVVDAAWQISTSADIELPHVDGPYPPGYKVTKWFGDLVFRTSLTDPVLSARLGRVTTMLDHPVTLSRPGTLLRALRLGLFRSQSAAGPAHTP, encoded by the coding sequence ATGACCCCCTCGCCGTCCCGGCTCTTCTCGGAGATAGCGACCGCGGAACGACCGGCCGAGACCAGGGTGCTCATGCGGCGGGCGGTGGTGCTGGGCGGCAGCATCGCCGGGCTCATGGCGGCCCGGGTGCTGAGTGACCACGCCGACGAAGTGCTGATCATCGAACGGGATACGTCCGATGTGGACAGCGGCCCGCGACCCGGCGTGCCGCAGGGCAGCCAGGTGCACGCGCTGCTGCCCTCCGGTCAGATCCAGTTGGAACGCTGGTTTCCGGGCATCGTCGACGAGGCGCTCGCCCTCGGCGCCCCACCGCCACCGAGGGATCCGAGCGCGGCAAAGATCTTCGTGAACGGCGTGCTGGGGCTGCCGCCGGCACCGTCCGGCACCGGCCCGATGCTGATCACCACGCGCCCGTTCCTGGAGGCGCTGGTCCGGCGGCGGACCCTCGCCATCGACAACATCCGAATCGTGTACGGCCGCGCGGACAACCTGGTCTTCGCCGACCGGCGCGTCACCGGCGCCCGGTACGTGCCGGACGGCCGGACCGAGCCGATCGTCGAACCGGCGGACCTCGTGGTCGACGCGATGGGCCGGTCCAGCCGGCTCAGCAACTGGCTGGCCGACAACGGGTGGCCGCGCCCGCCGATGCAGCGGATGCCGATCAAACTCAACTACGCGACCGCGCTCTACAAGCAGGACCCGGCGGTCAGCGACGCCTGGGTGGTGGTCTACCACACCATGGCCGGCAAGGGCCGATCCGCCCGGATCGGTGGGATCAACTCGGTCGAGGGAGACCGTTGGATCATGCTGGTCGCCGGCTACGACCAGGACCGGCCCAGCCGCGACGTCGCCGACTTCACCGCCCGCTGCCGCCAGCACTATCCGCAGATGTTCGGCGACATCGCCGAGCGTGGCGAGATGCTCGGCCTGGTGGTCACGTACCACCAGGCCGACAGCCGACGCCGGGACCTCCACCGGCTCGACCGGATGCCCGCCGGACTGGTCGCGGCCGGAGACGCGATCGCGTCCTTCAACCCGGTGTACGGCCAGGGCATGACCTCCGCGATGCTGCACGCCTCCTGCCTGTCGGCGTACCTGCGCTCCGACCCGAAGCTGCACGAGGAACCGGCGCGGGCGTACTTCGACAAGGTGCGGGTGGTCGTCGACGCCGCCTGGCAGATCTCCACCTCGGCCGACATCGAGCTTCCACACGTCGACGGCCCGTACCCACCCGGGTACAAGGTCACGAAGTGGTTCGGTGACCTGGTCTTCCGGACGTCGCTGACCGATCCGGTGCTCAGCGCCCGGCTGGGCCGGGTCACCACCATGCTCGACCATCCGGTGACCCTGAGCCGGCCCGGCACCCTGCTCCGGGCGCTCCGGCTCGGCCTGTTCCGGAGCCAGTCCGCCGCCGGACCGGCGCACACCCCCTAG
- a CDS encoding BTAD domain-containing putative transcriptional regulator, giving the protein MQITILGPLAVNGQPVRGERLAAVVRALVDARGRAVSTTLLVDAVWDGTPPDDATGAVQALVSRVRRLGLPVVAVPGGYRLPVEEISVDAVEVRALVERGRAALRTGDVPGARNSADQARALFPEVPELVTAEETRLFADVAALRAQAALAGAGPFDEADLRRLVARTPPDEPSAALLVRVLAAQGRDADALEVVERLRAELADRYGTDPSPVITQVHLALLRGELTTPAVVALPRPPARITLPAAWRRPLTALVGRERDVETVGGALTEAPLVTIVATGGAGKTRLAAEVARRATAAGRPVRVIELAGLRSPDEVLPTVLTALGGADTSATGGNLGLERRVLSPEERLRAVAPDLDGLVVLDNCEHVLDAVATVVADLIAVIPPEVAVLATSRAPLGLAGELVHRLTVLPDADALGLIEARARAGGAVPTWDTERALALCHRLDNLPLALELAAARLRHMPIDDVLAGLTDRFALLDDALRGLPERHASLWAMVDWSRELLAPDDRELLQRIAVIPGAFTADLAAAVARTPHVRRGLATLVEQSLLTLVEGDGQPRYRMLETVREYGEARLDAAGDREPAMAGLVGWAREQAVAFADRFVGPGQIEALARCAAEQDNLVAGLRWALGHDDEPAAVDVATALLHVWTVRGLHLEVVGWARGLLHVADPDRRRRSAILRGRAAGHPTPNADRLAWTCLLIGVNAGISGELRLAVLARRALRIVLAERPDEVSPRLTALASALPGFDASDPEESMKAAAEMIAHPDPYVQGLGLFARAAVRENGGMPEASIVDAEQAYRRFEVAGDHWGMAMAAGAVGQFLIPRKDAGSAEWLARSIRHMELVGAAQDARSIRVRLDVQLALTGDPEAERRLGETATPGEAEEMDAALARLGLAHLAWQRERYDEALAHADGVTRSLAGWAGAPPQPRVMLRVAVAVLHLRMAQVRPVPGKDADATAAALLTLAGNEALSTRDLPVIGSWALGGAELAAYRGDVATVRELSALGTRVGAQLGFFAPPGDAERLTAALGDEEQREPLLAAWRERPVAPVIARIRELMDSLLA; this is encoded by the coding sequence GTGCAGATCACGATCCTCGGCCCGCTCGCCGTCAACGGCCAGCCGGTCCGGGGGGAGCGGCTCGCTGCGGTGGTCCGCGCGCTCGTCGACGCGCGTGGGCGGGCGGTCTCCACCACGCTGCTCGTGGACGCCGTGTGGGACGGCACGCCACCCGACGACGCGACCGGCGCCGTCCAGGCTCTCGTGTCCCGGGTACGCCGCCTCGGGCTGCCCGTGGTCGCCGTGCCCGGGGGATACCGCCTGCCCGTCGAGGAGATCTCCGTCGACGCGGTCGAGGTACGGGCGCTCGTCGAGCGGGGGCGTGCCGCACTCCGTACCGGTGACGTCCCTGGCGCCCGCAACTCGGCCGACCAGGCCCGTGCGCTGTTCCCCGAGGTCCCGGAACTCGTCACCGCCGAGGAGACGCGCCTGTTCGCCGACGTCGCCGCGCTGCGCGCACAGGCCGCACTCGCCGGTGCGGGGCCGTTCGACGAGGCGGACCTGCGCCGGCTCGTCGCGCGTACCCCGCCGGACGAGCCGTCGGCGGCCCTGCTCGTCCGGGTGCTCGCCGCCCAGGGCCGGGACGCGGACGCGCTGGAGGTGGTCGAGCGACTTCGCGCCGAACTGGCCGACCGGTACGGCACCGATCCGTCGCCCGTGATCACACAGGTGCACCTGGCGCTGCTGCGCGGCGAACTCACCACCCCGGCCGTCGTGGCGCTACCCCGGCCACCGGCACGGATCACCCTGCCCGCCGCGTGGCGCCGGCCGTTAACCGCCCTCGTCGGCCGGGAGCGGGACGTCGAGACAGTGGGCGGAGCGCTGACGGAGGCGCCGCTGGTGACGATCGTGGCGACCGGCGGCGCGGGCAAGACCCGGCTCGCCGCCGAGGTGGCGCGGCGCGCGACGGCGGCCGGGCGGCCGGTACGGGTGATCGAACTCGCCGGCCTGCGCTCGCCCGACGAGGTGCTGCCCACGGTGCTCACGGCACTCGGCGGAGCGGACACCTCGGCGACCGGCGGCAACCTGGGCCTCGAACGGCGGGTGCTCAGCCCCGAGGAACGGTTGCGCGCCGTGGCGCCGGACCTCGACGGGCTGGTCGTGCTGGACAACTGCGAGCATGTTCTCGACGCGGTGGCCACCGTCGTCGCGGACCTGATCGCGGTGATCCCGCCGGAGGTCGCGGTCCTCGCGACGAGCCGGGCCCCGCTGGGCCTGGCCGGCGAACTGGTCCACCGCCTGACCGTGCTGCCCGACGCCGACGCGCTCGGGCTGATCGAGGCCCGGGCGAGGGCCGGTGGCGCGGTGCCGACCTGGGACACCGAACGGGCGCTCGCGCTGTGCCACCGGCTCGACAACCTGCCCCTGGCTCTCGAACTGGCCGCCGCGCGACTGCGGCACATGCCGATCGACGACGTGCTCGCCGGGCTGACCGACCGGTTCGCGCTGCTCGACGACGCGTTGCGGGGCCTGCCGGAACGGCACGCGAGCCTGTGGGCGATGGTCGACTGGAGCCGGGAACTGCTCGCGCCCGACGACCGCGAGCTGCTCCAGCGGATCGCAGTCATCCCCGGGGCGTTCACCGCGGACCTCGCCGCCGCGGTCGCGCGGACCCCGCACGTACGACGGGGCCTGGCGACGCTCGTCGAACAGTCCCTGCTGACCCTGGTCGAGGGCGACGGTCAACCCCGCTACCGGATGCTCGAAACCGTCCGTGAGTACGGCGAGGCCCGGCTCGACGCGGCCGGTGACCGGGAACCGGCCATGGCCGGCCTGGTCGGCTGGGCCCGGGAGCAGGCCGTCGCGTTCGCCGACCGGTTCGTCGGGCCCGGCCAGATCGAGGCGCTCGCCCGCTGCGCCGCCGAGCAGGACAACCTGGTCGCCGGCCTGCGCTGGGCGCTCGGGCACGACGACGAGCCAGCCGCGGTCGACGTCGCCACCGCGCTGCTCCACGTCTGGACGGTGCGCGGCCTGCACCTCGAGGTCGTCGGGTGGGCACGCGGCCTGTTGCACGTCGCGGACCCCGACAGACGGCGACGCTCGGCGATCCTGCGCGGCCGGGCCGCCGGCCACCCAACGCCCAACGCCGACCGGCTCGCCTGGACGTGCCTGCTGATCGGCGTCAACGCCGGTATCAGCGGCGAGCTCCGGCTCGCCGTCCTCGCCCGGCGGGCCCTCCGGATCGTCCTCGCCGAGCGGCCCGACGAGGTGTCGCCCCGGCTGACCGCGCTCGCGTCGGCGCTGCCGGGCTTCGACGCGTCCGACCCGGAGGAGAGCATGAAGGCCGCCGCCGAGATGATCGCGCACCCGGACCCGTACGTGCAGGGGCTCGGACTCTTCGCCCGCGCGGCGGTACGCGAGAACGGCGGCATGCCCGAGGCGTCGATCGTCGACGCCGAGCAGGCGTACCGCCGCTTCGAGGTGGCCGGTGACCACTGGGGCATGGCGATGGCGGCAGGTGCCGTCGGGCAGTTCCTGATCCCGCGCAAGGACGCCGGCTCGGCCGAGTGGCTGGCGCGCAGCATCCGGCACATGGAACTGGTCGGTGCGGCGCAGGACGCCCGGTCGATCCGGGTACGGCTGGACGTGCAGCTCGCACTGACCGGCGACCCGGAAGCCGAGCGGCGGCTGGGCGAGACGGCGACGCCGGGCGAGGCCGAGGAGATGGACGCCGCGCTGGCGCGCCTCGGGCTGGCCCACCTCGCATGGCAACGCGAGCGGTACGACGAGGCGCTCGCCCACGCCGACGGGGTGACCCGGAGCCTGGCCGGGTGGGCCGGCGCGCCACCGCAGCCGCGCGTCATGCTCCGGGTCGCGGTGGCGGTCCTCCACCTGCGGATGGCCCAGGTGCGACCTGTCCCGGGGAAGGACGCCGACGCCACCGCGGCCGCGTTGCTGACACTCGCCGGGAACGAGGCCCTGTCGACGAGGGATCTGCCGGTGATCGGGTCGTGGGCGCTCGGTGGCGCCGAACTGGCGGCGTACCGGGGCGATGTCGCGACCGTGCGGGAACTGTCCGCCCTCGGGACGCGCGTCGGCGCCCAACTCGGGTTTTTCGCCCCGCCCGGTGACGCCGAACGGCTCACTGCCGCCCTCGGGGACGAGGAGCAGCGTGAGCCGTTGCTGGCCGCGTGGCGCGAGCGGCCGGTCGCCCCGGTCATCGCCCGGATCCGCGAGCTGATGGACAGCCTGCTCGCCTAG
- a CDS encoding ABC transporter permease, which translates to MSTLVTAAPTTSPVLSTAVPNPRPFRLVRHSLALAKRSLIKTWRTPEALIDVTLQPVLFLIIFVYIFGGAVAGSTHDYLQFLLPGILAQTIATGAIAIGVNLNTDIAKGIFDRFRSLPVPRSAPLVGAVLGDVVRYVIVTVSTLAIGYLLGFRIDSDPLRAIAGCLLAVLFALCLSWLPVFVAMKVRTPGAVQGLMFALIMPLSFASNVFVSADTLPGWMQAFVDVNPMTHLVAAVRGLFLGTPVGSHVWWTLAWCAGFVAVFMPLALRAYRKKI; encoded by the coding sequence ATGAGCACCCTGGTCACCGCAGCACCCACGACGAGTCCGGTGCTCTCGACGGCCGTTCCGAACCCACGACCGTTCCGGCTCGTCCGGCACTCCCTGGCGCTCGCCAAACGCAGTCTCATCAAGACCTGGCGTACGCCCGAGGCGCTCATCGACGTCACGCTGCAACCGGTGCTGTTCCTCATCATCTTCGTGTACATCTTCGGCGGCGCGGTCGCCGGATCCACCCACGACTACCTGCAGTTCCTGCTGCCCGGCATCCTGGCGCAGACCATCGCCACCGGCGCCATCGCGATCGGCGTCAACCTGAACACCGACATCGCCAAGGGCATCTTCGACCGGTTCCGGTCGCTGCCGGTCCCCCGCTCCGCGCCACTGGTCGGTGCGGTCCTGGGCGACGTCGTCCGGTACGTGATCGTCACGGTCTCGACCCTCGCGATCGGTTACCTGCTCGGTTTCCGGATCGACTCCGACCCGCTGCGGGCGATCGCCGGCTGCCTGCTCGCGGTGCTGTTCGCGCTCTGCCTGAGCTGGCTGCCGGTCTTCGTGGCGATGAAGGTGCGCACCCCGGGCGCCGTGCAGGGCCTGATGTTCGCGCTGATCATGCCGTTGAGCTTCGCGTCCAACGTGTTCGTCAGCGCCGACACGCTGCCGGGCTGGATGCAGGCGTTCGTGGACGTCAACCCGATGACCCACCTGGTGGCCGCGGTGCGCGGGCTGTTCCTCGGCACACCGGTCGGCTCGCACGTGTGGTGGACGCTCGCCTGGTGTGCCGGCTTCGTGGCGGTGTTCATGCCGCTGGCGCTGCGCGCGTACCGCAAGAAGATCTGA
- a CDS encoding ATP-binding cassette domain-containing protein: MTADLVIEAEGLVKTFGKTRALQGVDLAVPRGTVLGVLGPNGAGKTTAVRILSTLLAPDGGTARISGFDVVRDAERVRQTIGLTGQYASVDEDLTGRQNLELFGTLLELGRNGSRRRAAELLEWFDLTTAADRQAKTYSGGMRRRLDLAASLVGSPDVIFLDEPTTGLDPAKREDMWDVVRSLVTNGSTVLLTTQYLEEADALADAITVIDHGRVIAYDTPEGLKRVVGGQTLEVRPSDPAHLRRVAAILSEVGSGAQADEIRKGVLAVPVTNDEALTESVARFAAAGIAVTELSLHLPSLDEVFFTLTGRTASEDDTTSLKEVAA, translated from the coding sequence ATGACAGCTGACCTGGTGATCGAGGCCGAGGGCCTCGTCAAGACCTTCGGGAAGACGAGGGCGCTTCAGGGCGTGGACCTCGCCGTACCCCGGGGCACGGTGCTCGGGGTGCTCGGCCCCAACGGCGCCGGCAAGACCACCGCCGTACGCATCCTCTCCACGCTCCTGGCCCCGGACGGCGGCACCGCCCGGATCAGTGGCTTCGATGTCGTCCGCGACGCCGAGCGGGTGCGGCAGACCATCGGCCTCACCGGCCAGTACGCCTCGGTCGACGAGGACCTGACCGGGCGGCAGAACCTGGAGCTGTTCGGCACGCTGCTGGAACTGGGGCGCAACGGCTCCCGGCGGCGGGCGGCCGAACTGCTCGAATGGTTCGACCTGACCACCGCCGCCGACCGGCAGGCCAAGACATACTCCGGCGGTATGCGCCGACGGCTGGACCTGGCCGCGAGCCTGGTCGGCTCGCCGGACGTGATCTTCCTGGACGAGCCGACCACGGGGCTCGACCCGGCCAAGCGCGAGGACATGTGGGACGTGGTCCGGTCGCTGGTGACGAACGGCTCGACGGTCCTGCTCACCACGCAGTACCTGGAGGAGGCCGACGCGCTCGCGGACGCGATCACGGTGATCGACCACGGCCGGGTCATCGCGTACGACACACCCGAGGGGCTCAAGCGGGTGGTCGGCGGCCAGACCCTCGAGGTCCGGCCGTCCGACCCGGCGCACCTGCGCCGGGTCGCGGCGATCCTGTCCGAGGTCGGCTCCGGCGCGCAGGCCGACGAGATCCGCAAGGGCGTGCTCGCGGTGCCCGTCACCAACGACGAGGCACTGACCGAGAGCGTCGCGCGGTTCGCCGCCGCGGGCATCGCGGTCACCGAACTCTCCCTGCACCTGCCGAGCCTCGACGAGGTGTTCTTCACCCTCACCGGGCGTACGGCATCCGAGGACGACACCACTAGCCTGAAGGAGGTCGCGGCATGA
- a CDS encoding acylase: MAGLSGPPAGAHQRDHGYSAEIRRASYGVPHITATSYANLGFGVGYVQAEDNLCVIAEKVVTVNGERSRYFGATGPTDANVRSDLFFRKAIDDRSVERLLDGRRDGVHSPSNDVRDQIRGFVAGYNSYLRRTGASRLTDPACRARPWVRPLTELDIWRTSWASMVRAGSRAMLDGIVAAAPPTATGPAAVQDAPGAAAVLAASDGAPAGVGSNAYGLGEAATANRGGMVLANPHFPWDGAERFYRMHLKVPGRYDVEGAALIGDPIVEIGHNRTLAWSHTVSTARRFVWHRLALVPGDPTSYYVDGKPRKMTTRTVTVQVPGPNGDTVPVSRTFHDTHFGPVVVVPGTFDWTAGTAYAITDINATNNRAFDGWLQMGRAETVRDLKRVLDRYQFLPWVNVIAADARGEALYADHSVVPRVTDALAAACIPAPFQPLYASSGQAVLDGSRSSCALGADPDAAVPGILGPANLPVRFRTDYVTNSNDSYWLANPQAPLEGYARILGDEGTPRSLRTRLGLDQVQQRLAGTDGLPGRGFTADRLWRTVFGNRVYGGELVRDDLVALCTAQPTGTASNGATVDLRAACASLARWDLHADLDSRGAHLFTEFVLANGLRFADTFAVTDPVRTPRRLDTANPAVRTALADAEQRLAGIPLDARLGDIQTEPRGDRRIPIHGGRAEAGIFNMIVNNRVPGVGYPKVVHGSSFVMAVELGRNGPSGRQILTYSQSTNPNSPWYADQTALYSGKGWDTIKYTEAQIKADPNLRTYRVGEGRHH, encoded by the coding sequence ATGGCCGGGCTGAGCGGGCCCCCGGCCGGCGCGCACCAGCGTGATCACGGCTACTCGGCCGAGATCCGCCGCGCGTCCTACGGCGTCCCGCACATCACCGCCACGAGCTACGCCAACCTCGGCTTCGGGGTCGGGTACGTGCAGGCGGAGGACAACCTCTGCGTCATCGCCGAGAAGGTGGTGACGGTCAACGGCGAGCGCTCCCGCTACTTCGGCGCGACCGGCCCGACCGACGCGAACGTGCGCAGCGACCTGTTCTTCCGCAAGGCCATCGACGACCGGTCTGTGGAGCGGCTGCTCGACGGCCGCCGCGACGGCGTGCACTCGCCGTCCAACGACGTCCGCGACCAGATCCGCGGCTTCGTCGCCGGCTACAACTCCTACCTGCGCCGCACCGGCGCGTCGAGGCTCACCGACCCGGCGTGCCGGGCCAGGCCGTGGGTGCGCCCGCTGACCGAGCTGGACATCTGGCGCACCAGCTGGGCCAGCATGGTCCGGGCCGGCTCGCGGGCGATGCTCGACGGGATCGTCGCCGCCGCGCCGCCCACCGCCACCGGCCCGGCCGCCGTCCAGGACGCGCCCGGCGCGGCCGCCGTGCTCGCCGCCAGCGACGGCGCCCCCGCCGGGGTGGGCAGCAACGCGTACGGGCTGGGCGAGGCGGCGACCGCCAACCGGGGCGGCATGGTGCTGGCCAACCCGCACTTCCCGTGGGACGGCGCGGAACGCTTCTACCGGATGCACCTCAAGGTGCCCGGCCGCTACGACGTCGAGGGCGCCGCGCTGATCGGCGACCCGATCGTCGAGATCGGGCACAACCGCACCCTCGCGTGGAGCCACACCGTCTCCACGGCCCGCCGGTTCGTGTGGCACCGCCTCGCGCTGGTCCCCGGCGACCCCACCTCGTACTACGTGGACGGTAAGCCGCGGAAGATGACCACCCGCACGGTCACCGTCCAGGTCCCCGGCCCGAACGGCGACACGGTACCGGTCAGCCGAACCTTTCACGACACCCACTTCGGGCCGGTCGTGGTGGTGCCCGGCACCTTCGACTGGACCGCCGGCACCGCGTACGCCATCACCGACATCAACGCCACCAACAACCGGGCCTTCGACGGCTGGTTGCAGATGGGCCGCGCCGAGACGGTCCGCGACCTGAAGCGGGTGCTCGACCGCTACCAGTTCCTGCCCTGGGTCAACGTGATCGCCGCCGACGCCCGCGGCGAGGCGCTCTACGCCGACCATTCGGTGGTGCCCCGGGTGACCGACGCCCTCGCCGCCGCCTGCATCCCGGCGCCGTTCCAGCCGCTCTACGCCAGCAGCGGCCAGGCCGTCCTGGACGGTTCCCGGTCGTCCTGCGCGCTCGGCGCCGACCCGGACGCCGCCGTGCCCGGCATCCTCGGCCCGGCGAACCTGCCGGTCCGCTTCCGCACCGACTACGTCACCAACTCCAACGACAGCTACTGGCTGGCCAACCCGCAGGCCCCGCTGGAGGGCTACGCGCGGATCCTCGGCGACGAGGGCACTCCGCGCAGCCTGCGTACCCGTCTCGGCCTCGACCAGGTGCAGCAGCGTCTCGCCGGCACCGACGGGCTGCCGGGGCGCGGGTTCACCGCCGACCGGCTGTGGCGGACGGTCTTCGGCAACCGGGTGTACGGCGGTGAACTGGTCCGCGACGACCTGGTCGCGCTCTGCACCGCCCAGCCCACCGGCACCGCCTCGAACGGAGCGACGGTCGACCTGCGCGCAGCCTGCGCCTCCCTGGCCCGCTGGGACCTGCACGCGGACCTGGACAGTCGCGGCGCGCACCTGTTCACCGAGTTCGTCCTGGCCAACGGGCTGCGCTTCGCCGACACCTTCGCCGTCACCGACCCGGTGCGCACACCGCGTCGGCTGGACACCGCCAACCCGGCCGTGCGCACCGCGCTCGCCGACGCCGAGCAGCGCCTCGCCGGCATCCCGCTCGACGCCCGACTCGGCGACATCCAGACCGAGCCGCGCGGCGACCGGCGTATCCCGATCCACGGCGGACGCGCCGAGGCCGGCATCTTCAACATGATCGTCAACAACCGGGTGCCGGGCGTTGGCTACCCGAAGGTGGTGCACGGCTCGTCGTTCGTGATGGCCGTCGAGCTGGGCCGAAACGGGCCGTCCGGGCGGCAGATTTTGACCTACTCCCAGTCCACCAACCCGAACTCACCCTGGTACGCCGACCAGACCGCCCTCTACTCCGGCAAGGGCTGGGACACGATCAAGTACACCGAGGCGCAGATCAAGGCGGACCCGAACCTGCGCACGTACCGGGTGGGGGAGGGCCGCCACCACTGA
- a CDS encoding class I SAM-dependent methyltransferase, producing the protein MATATTDGAYTFDNGAPDAVPQMQALESFLDPITMRRLARPVLRLGARCWEVGAGGGSMARRIARAVGEDGHVLATDIDPTHLVAEGNLHVRQHDVRTEPPPGDAFDLIHARLVLLHLPDRRRVLGTLAGALAPGGWLVVEEFDCTAPLRVLTAPSDDAAKLFAQVMDTMMGVLQEHGADLGWAQDVHTEMALAGLTDLDTITHSQSWVGGSTGTSLYETNSRQLEPDLLASGLSANQLNAFRRLVRDPGFAVMSYHLVSTRGRLPG; encoded by the coding sequence ATGGCAACCGCTACCACCGATGGCGCGTACACCTTTGACAACGGCGCACCGGACGCCGTCCCACAGATGCAGGCGCTGGAGTCCTTCCTGGATCCGATCACAATGCGTCGCCTGGCCCGCCCGGTGCTGCGCCTGGGGGCGAGGTGCTGGGAGGTCGGAGCCGGCGGGGGCTCGATGGCCCGACGGATCGCCCGGGCGGTCGGCGAGGACGGTCACGTGCTGGCCACGGACATCGACCCCACGCACCTCGTGGCCGAGGGCAACCTGCACGTACGCCAGCACGACGTCCGCACCGAACCGCCGCCCGGGGACGCGTTCGACCTGATCCACGCCCGACTGGTGCTGCTGCACCTGCCCGATCGACGACGGGTCCTCGGCACGCTCGCCGGCGCGCTGGCTCCCGGCGGGTGGCTGGTGGTCGAGGAGTTCGACTGCACCGCGCCACTGCGGGTGCTGACCGCACCGAGCGACGACGCGGCGAAGCTCTTCGCGCAGGTGATGGACACCATGATGGGTGTCCTGCAGGAGCACGGCGCCGACCTGGGGTGGGCGCAGGACGTGCACACCGAGATGGCCCTCGCCGGTCTGACCGACCTCGACACCATCACCCACTCGCAGAGCTGGGTCGGCGGTTCGACCGGAACGTCGCTCTACGAGACGAACTCCCGCCAGCTGGAGCCGGACCTGCTCGCGTCGGGACTGTCAGCCAACCAACTGAACGCGTTCCGCAGGCTGGTCCGCGATCCCGGGTTCGCCGTCATGTCGTACCACCTCGTCTCCACGCGGGGCCGTCTACCGGGCTGA